One Pelobates fuscus isolate aPelFus1 chromosome 8, aPelFus1.pri, whole genome shotgun sequence genomic window carries:
- the BZW1 gene encoding eIF5-mimic protein 2, with amino-acid sequence MNNQKQQKPTLSGQRFKTRKRDEKERFDPTQFQDCIIQGLNETGNDLEAVAKFLDASGAKLDYRRYAETLFDILVAGGMLAPGGTLADDVIRTDVCVFSAQEDLETMQAFAQVFNKLIRRYKYLEKGFEEEVKKLLLFLKGFSESERNKLAMLTGILLANGNLSASILNSLYNENLVKEGVSAAFAVKLFKSWINEKDINAVAGSLRKVNMDNRLMELFPANKQSVEHFTKYFTDAGLKELSEYVRNQQTIGARKELHKELQEMMARGEALKEISLYVKEEMKKNNISEQTVIGILWSSVMSCVEWNKKEELVTEQAIKHLKQYSPLLAAFTTQGQSELTLLLKIQEYCYDNIHFMKSFQKIVVLFYKAEVLSEEPILKWYKDAHIAKGKSVFLEQMKKFVEWLKNAEEESESETEEGD; translated from the exons ATGAATAATCAAAAGCAACAAAAGCCAACGCTATCTGGCCAGCGTTTTAAAACACGAAAAAGAG ATGAAAAGGAGAGGTTTGACCCTACCCAATTTCAAGATTGCATTATACAAGGCTTAAATGAAACTGGCAACGATTTGGAAGCAGTAGCAAAATTTCTTGATGCTTCTGGAGCTAAGCTTGACTATCGTCGCTATGCAGAAACACTCTTTGACATCCTTGTGGCTGGTGGGATGCTGG cACCAGGTGGAACTCTGGCAGACGACGTGATCCGTACTGATGTCTGTGTGTTTTCAGCACAGGAAGATCTAGAGACCATGCAGGCATTTGCTCAG GTTTTTAACAAGCTTATTAGACGTTACAAATACCTGGAGAAAGGCTTTGAAGAAGAGGTCAAAAAG CTTTTGctatttttaaaaggtttttcagAGTCTGAGAGAAATAAGTTGGCCATGCTCACTGGCATTCTTCTGGCTAATGGGAATTTGTCTGCATCAATTCTCAACAGTCTTTACAATGAGAACTTGGTCAAAGAGG gTGTATCTGCAGCATTTGCAGTAAAACTATTTAAATCATGGATTAATGAAAAAGACATCAATGCAGTTGCTGGTAGTCTTCGAAAAGTCAACATGGACAATAGACTAATG GAGCTTTTTCCTGCCAATAAACAGAGTGTTGAACACTTTACTAAATATTTCACCGATGCGGGCTTAAAAGAACTCTCAGAGTATGTAAGGAACCAGCAAACCATTGGGGCTCGAAAAGAGCTTCACAAAGAGCTGCAAGAAATGATGGCTCGTGGAGAAGCCCTTAAAGAG attagtcTGTATGTAAAGGAGGAGATGAAGAAAAATAACATCTCTGAGCAGACGGTGATAGGCATCTTATGGTCCAGTGTGATGAGCTGTGTTGAATGGAACAAAAAGGAGGAGCTTGTTACAGAGCAAGCCATTAAACACTTGAAG CAATACAGCCCTCTCCTTGCTGCCTTTACTACACAAGGTCAGTCAGAACTGACTTTGCTTTTGAAAATTCAGGAGTACTGTTATGACAACATTCACTTCATGAAATCCTTCCAGAAAATTGTGGTGCTTTTTTATAAAG CTGAAGTTCTGAGTGAAGAACCCATTCTGAAGTGGTACAAAGATGCACACATTGCAAAGGGAAAAAGTGTCTTTCTGGAGCAAATGAAAAAATTTGTTGAATGGCTTAAAAATGCAGAAGAAG AGTCTGAATCCGAGACGGAAGAGGGTGATTAA